From Nevskia ramosa DSM 11499, the proteins below share one genomic window:
- a CDS encoding UDP-glucuronic acid decarboxylase family protein, giving the protein MGTKREFGPQRILVTGGAGFIGSHLCARLLAEGQEVLCVDNFYTGSRENLHPLLNNPRFEMLRHDVTMPLFVEVDQIYNLACPASPVHYQFDPVQTTKTSVHGAINVLGLAKRLKCRVLQASTSEVYGDPEVHPQTEDYWGHVNPVGYRSCYDEGKRCAETLFFDYYRQHKVEIKVARIFNTYGPNMHPNDGRVVSNFIVQALLNRPITIYGEGQQTRSFCYVDDLVDGLIRLMASPADVTGPINLGNPHEFTIRELATQVIELTNSSSKLEFFPMPPDDPRQRKPDITRAQTQLGWQPRVQLREGLTRAIAYFERMVREQRREMTV; this is encoded by the coding sequence ATGGGAACAAAGCGAGAATTCGGACCACAGCGCATCCTCGTTACAGGCGGTGCCGGCTTCATCGGCTCCCACCTATGCGCACGGCTGCTGGCCGAAGGACAGGAAGTCCTCTGTGTCGACAATTTCTACACAGGATCTCGTGAAAACCTGCATCCGCTTCTAAACAATCCTCGTTTCGAGATGCTGCGCCACGACGTCACGATGCCGCTTTTCGTGGAGGTTGATCAGATTTACAACCTCGCGTGCCCCGCGAGTCCGGTGCATTACCAGTTCGATCCAGTCCAGACCACGAAGACCAGCGTTCACGGGGCAATCAACGTACTCGGACTGGCCAAGCGACTCAAATGCCGTGTCCTGCAGGCATCGACCAGCGAGGTTTACGGCGATCCTGAAGTTCATCCGCAGACGGAAGACTACTGGGGTCATGTCAATCCGGTGGGCTACCGGTCCTGCTACGACGAAGGCAAACGCTGCGCGGAAACGCTGTTTTTCGACTACTACCGCCAGCACAAGGTCGAGATTAAAGTCGCTCGGATTTTCAACACTTACGGTCCGAACATGCACCCGAACGACGGGCGCGTTGTCTCGAACTTCATTGTCCAAGCACTGCTCAACCGTCCGATCACCATCTACGGTGAAGGCCAGCAGACACGCTCTTTCTGCTATGTCGACGATCTGGTGGACGGTTTGATTCGCCTGATGGCGTCGCCCGCCGACGTCACCGGTCCAATCAACCTCGGAAACCCCCATGAATTCACGATTCGTGAACTCGCCACCCAGGTGATCGAGTTGACCAATTCGTCCTCGAAGCTTGAGTTCTTCCCGATGCCCCCGGATGACCCGAGACAACGCAAGCCGGATATCACCCGTGCGCAAACCCAGTTGGGTTGGCAACCGCGGGTGCAACTGCGAGAGGGTCTGACCCGGGCGATTGCCTACTTCGAACGCATGGTTCGAGAGCAGCGACGAGAAATGACCGTCTGA
- the feoB gene encoding ferrous iron transporter B produces MSAASLQVALVGNPNCGKTALFNRLTGSRQKVANYAGVTVERKAGELRTPSGRHVRLLDLPGAYSLGATSPDEAITRDVCLGLMAGETKPDLLVCVADATNLRLHLRFVLEVRALGLPMILALNMCDAAARRGIIIDRAKLEAMLGVPVVETIAVRADGVGKLLDKIDGALPPLSSAVTPADLHAEVRHLIASAVTMPRRTAALDDRLDRWALHPVGGLLMLSIVMFLIFQAVFSWAAPLQDGIDAGITYAAAALRSAMPDNTLRSLLVDGMLLGAGSVVVFLPQILLLFLFILVLEESGYLPRAAFLLDRLMIGAGLTGRSFIPLLSSFACAVPGIMAARTIQDPRDRLATILVAPLMTCSARLPVYALLIGAFIPERTVGGVFNLQGLVLFALYVAGIVSALAVAYVMKLVRRDKAEHSLLLELPSYRLPHVTDVLIGLWERASIFLKRVGGIILTLTVLLWFLSTYPVAPDGFVGAAIDYSYAGRIGKAMEALFAPIGFNWQICIALIPGLAAREVAVSSLATVYAVSATGDEAAGQLLPLIAAQWSLATALSLIVWYVFAPQCVSTLAVIRRETQSWKIVALATGYLFALAYGASWITFRIASALT; encoded by the coding sequence ATGAGCGCCGCCAGCCTGCAGGTTGCCTTGGTCGGCAATCCGAACTGCGGCAAGACCGCCTTGTTCAACCGCCTGACCGGCAGCCGCCAGAAAGTGGCCAATTACGCGGGCGTGACGGTCGAGCGCAAGGCGGGCGAACTGCGCACGCCGTCCGGTCGACACGTTCGTCTGCTCGATCTGCCCGGGGCCTACAGTCTCGGCGCCACCAGCCCGGACGAAGCGATCACTCGCGACGTCTGCCTTGGTCTGATGGCGGGCGAGACCAAACCCGATCTTCTGGTCTGTGTGGCCGATGCCACCAATCTCCGCCTGCATCTGCGCTTCGTGCTCGAAGTGCGTGCGCTCGGCCTGCCGATGATCCTGGCGCTGAACATGTGCGACGCCGCCGCCCGGCGCGGCATCATCATCGATCGCGCCAAGCTCGAAGCGATGCTTGGTGTGCCGGTGGTCGAAACCATCGCCGTACGAGCGGATGGCGTCGGCAAGTTGCTCGACAAGATCGATGGCGCGCTGCCTCCGCTGTCATCGGCTGTCACGCCGGCTGATCTGCACGCCGAAGTACGCCACTTGATCGCTTCCGCCGTGACCATGCCGCGCCGCACGGCGGCACTCGATGACCGACTCGACCGCTGGGCGCTGCATCCGGTCGGTGGTCTGTTGATGCTTTCGATCGTGATGTTCCTCATTTTCCAGGCAGTGTTCTCCTGGGCTGCGCCGCTGCAGGACGGCATCGATGCCGGCATCACCTACGCTGCCGCTGCGCTGCGGAGTGCAATGCCGGACAACACGCTGCGCAGCCTGCTGGTCGACGGCATGCTGCTCGGCGCAGGCAGCGTCGTCGTCTTCCTGCCACAGATCCTGCTGCTGTTCCTGTTCATCCTGGTGCTGGAGGAATCCGGCTATCTGCCGCGCGCCGCATTCCTGCTCGATCGCCTGATGATCGGTGCCGGACTCACCGGCCGCTCGTTCATTCCACTGCTTTCGAGCTTTGCCTGCGCGGTGCCGGGGATCATGGCGGCGCGGACGATTCAGGACCCGCGCGATCGTCTGGCGACGATCCTGGTCGCACCGCTGATGACCTGCTCGGCGCGTCTGCCGGTCTATGCGCTGCTGATCGGCGCCTTCATCCCGGAACGCACGGTGGGCGGTGTCTTCAATCTTCAGGGCCTGGTGCTGTTCGCGCTGTATGTCGCTGGCATTGTCTCGGCGTTGGCCGTCGCCTACGTCATGAAGCTGGTCCGCCGTGACAAGGCCGAACATTCGCTGCTGCTGGAACTGCCTTCGTATCGTCTGCCGCACGTCACTGATGTGCTGATCGGCCTCTGGGAGCGCGCCAGCATTTTTCTGAAGCGAGTCGGCGGCATCATCCTCACGCTGACCGTACTGCTCTGGTTCCTGTCGACCTATCCGGTCGCCCCTGATGGCTTTGTGGGTGCCGCGATCGACTACAGCTATGCCGGCCGCATCGGCAAGGCGATGGAAGCGCTGTTCGCGCCGATCGGCTTCAACTGGCAGATCTGCATCGCGCTGATTCCAGGTCTTGCGGCGCGGGAGGTCGCGGTCAGCTCGCTGGCGACGGTCTACGCGGTCTCGGCCACCGGCGACGAAGCTGCCGGACAACTGCTGCCGCTGATCGCCGCGCAATGGTCGCTGGCCACCGCCCTCAGCCTGATCGTCTGGTATGTGTTTGCGCCGCAGTGCGTATCGACCCTGGCCGTGATCCGCCGCGAAACCCAATCCTGGAAGATCGTTGCGCTGGCCACCGGCTATTTGTTCGCACTGGCCTACGGCGCGTCCTGGATCACCTTCCGCATCGCGAGCGCACTGACATGA
- a CDS encoding rhamnosyltransferase WsaF family glycosyltransferase: MSRIRSALRHFLPGAVNSAKAIIRRFARYGIGDIGNFPVRYQIGHSRRARINLVVPVLSQKNAFGGVATALRFFERLRGRFPMARIIVTQEYGFEFEPHHWKQWLVNQTDNGRRHALEIVFLNGRDKPFDIDDRDFFVGTHWTTAFQIKKWQFECAAQLGITKKPFLYFIQDFEPGFYAWSSEYLLADSTYRPADDILAVFNTRLLHDYFRLRSYHFLDEHHFQPKLNPKLAAVLGDRKEVEKKKLILVYGRPTTARNAFTLLLAGLRHWAMTDPQAAQWTVLSLGETHPPFDLSPSVRLTSAGKLSLDQYAQTLLDAAVGCSLMVSPHPSYPPLEMAAFGATVITNNFENKDLSIYSRNIVSLAEVSPESLSVALSFCCKQMAETMHATIPQLKGLLSAQDQDEFPFVDALANRWLAVSPSSEAVNQHAH, encoded by the coding sequence ATGAGTCGCATACGATCCGCTTTGCGGCACTTCTTGCCCGGAGCAGTCAATAGCGCGAAGGCGATCATCCGGCGATTCGCCAGATACGGCATAGGAGACATCGGTAACTTCCCTGTGCGCTACCAAATCGGTCATAGCAGGCGGGCAAGAATCAATCTGGTAGTTCCGGTGCTGTCACAGAAGAACGCATTCGGCGGGGTTGCAACGGCGCTTCGCTTCTTTGAAAGACTCCGTGGGCGGTTCCCCATGGCGCGAATCATCGTCACTCAAGAGTACGGCTTCGAGTTCGAGCCCCACCACTGGAAACAATGGCTGGTCAACCAGACCGATAACGGCCGGAGGCACGCATTGGAGATCGTGTTTCTCAACGGCAGGGATAAACCCTTCGATATCGACGACCGCGATTTCTTCGTTGGAACTCACTGGACGACGGCCTTTCAGATCAAGAAGTGGCAGTTTGAATGCGCCGCGCAACTTGGCATAACTAAGAAACCATTCCTGTACTTCATCCAGGACTTCGAACCAGGCTTTTATGCTTGGTCCAGCGAGTACTTGCTCGCCGACTCCACTTATCGCCCGGCAGACGATATCCTCGCAGTGTTCAATACTCGGCTGCTACATGACTACTTCCGCCTGCGCTCGTATCACTTTCTTGACGAGCATCATTTCCAGCCGAAGCTCAACCCGAAGCTTGCGGCAGTTCTGGGCGATCGAAAGGAAGTCGAGAAGAAGAAGCTAATATTGGTCTATGGTCGGCCGACGACTGCACGAAACGCTTTCACCTTGCTGTTAGCTGGGCTTCGGCACTGGGCGATGACGGATCCGCAAGCAGCACAGTGGACCGTTTTATCGCTCGGCGAAACACATCCGCCTTTCGATCTGTCGCCGTCCGTACGCCTCACTTCGGCAGGCAAGCTGAGTCTTGACCAGTATGCCCAGACCCTACTTGATGCAGCCGTCGGTTGCTCATTGATGGTATCGCCTCACCCCAGCTATCCTCCGCTGGAAATGGCTGCATTCGGCGCCACGGTAATTACCAATAACTTCGAGAATAAGGACTTATCGATCTACAGCAGAAATATAGTCAGCCTCGCCGAAGTCTCACCGGAAAGCTTGTCCGTTGCGCTCTCGTTTTGTTGCAAGCAAATGGCCGAAACCATGCACGCAACGATTCCGCAATTGAAAGGCCTGCTGAGTGCGCAGGATCAGGACGAGTTTCCCTTCGTCGACGCTCTGGCGAACCGCTGGCTAGCTGTATCACCGTCATCCGAGGCTGTGAATCAACATGCACACTGA
- a CDS encoding sugar transferase — protein sequence MSSTAETRTADKNALARSSHAASSTTVHSSRVHVGNPPRRDRLTSQSSVERGLLRGFAERSLDIAFALSIGLALSPVLLVAILALGFSDGPVLFKQARLGRGGRLFHVYKFRTMVPNASEVLNDLLESNPELRAEWERDFKLKDDPRITTLGRFLRRTSLDELPQLWNIMSGDMSVVGPRPVVPSEIIRYGRFAKHYYAQRPGLTGLWQVSGRNDASYERRVVLDAFYSKNRCLALDLSIMLKTVRVVIKGSGAY from the coding sequence ATGTCAAGCACCGCAGAAACGAGGACCGCAGACAAGAACGCACTGGCTCGTTCTTCCCATGCTGCTTCGTCGACCACTGTTCATTCTTCCCGCGTGCATGTCGGCAATCCACCGCGTCGTGACCGCCTGACGAGCCAGTCCAGCGTCGAGCGAGGGTTGTTGCGGGGATTCGCCGAACGGAGCCTCGACATTGCCTTCGCACTCAGCATTGGTCTGGCACTCAGTCCTGTGCTCCTTGTCGCCATACTTGCATTGGGATTTTCCGATGGCCCGGTTCTGTTCAAGCAGGCCAGGCTCGGTCGTGGTGGACGCTTGTTCCATGTCTACAAGTTTCGGACGATGGTTCCGAATGCCTCGGAAGTATTGAACGACCTTCTCGAAAGCAACCCAGAATTGCGCGCTGAATGGGAGCGCGACTTCAAGCTCAAGGATGACCCTCGCATCACTACCCTAGGACGCTTCCTGCGTCGTACCAGCCTTGATGAACTGCCGCAGCTTTGGAACATCATGAGCGGTGACATGAGCGTCGTTGGCCCACGCCCGGTGGTGCCGAGCGAAATCATTCGCTACGGAAGATTTGCCAAGCATTACTACGCCCAACGTCCCGGTCTGACCGGCTTGTGGCAGGTTTCCGGCCGCAACGATGCAAGCTACGAGCGCCGTGTGGTGCTTGACGCGTTCTACTCGAAGAATCGCTGCCTTGCCTTGGATCTGAGCATCATGCTGAAAACGGTACGCGTTGTGATCAAAGGCAGTGGCGCTTACTGA
- a CDS encoding oligosaccharide flippase family protein → MIALLVNVALKRVSYVYNMAMALILASQRPSKMSLIRKFASLAVLHGATLLLPLLMYPYLSRKLGPSGFGEFAVSQAIIQYFILVVDYGFNLSATRDAALLAGKKNELTRLFWSVFRAKAALVALSAATVIGFIFLFPDSQLSHLVILQFPLVIGAWLFPLWLMQGLEKLTEASTLSIIARASAVPIVFMLVDDEGDLVWAALSFGASGILLAAFGVFMTWRIGLGPATPASRSDLKERLSQGWPLFLSSAGGSLYSATNIVLLRLVVPGAEVGYFAAAEKLRTAAIGLIPIMTNVLFPSSARRIDEDATSFLHQLTTHSPILVVGALAFIGMIGGAPIFLPLLFGQEMRPAVLVLQIMAFSALVIPVSHIIGIQFFVARGYNRHFSYSLIGAGVINLILLPLLSFYFKANGAAVSLLITEIIIALSLVALFRKMTRAGAFSHNAPRIS, encoded by the coding sequence TTGATCGCATTGCTGGTCAATGTTGCTCTAAAGCGCGTGTCATACGTTTACAACATGGCAATGGCGTTGATTCTTGCATCACAGCGCCCCTCAAAAATGAGTCTGATCCGCAAATTCGCAAGCCTTGCTGTACTTCACGGTGCAACACTGCTTCTGCCGCTGTTGATGTATCCCTATCTTTCGCGAAAGCTCGGACCGAGCGGGTTCGGGGAATTCGCGGTATCACAGGCGATAATTCAATACTTCATCCTCGTGGTCGACTACGGGTTCAATCTTTCTGCAACCCGCGACGCCGCGCTCTTGGCTGGCAAGAAGAACGAATTGACAAGACTGTTTTGGTCCGTATTCCGGGCTAAAGCGGCACTTGTAGCATTGTCAGCTGCAACGGTAATCGGATTCATTTTTCTGTTTCCGGATAGCCAACTGTCTCATCTCGTGATTCTTCAGTTTCCGCTTGTGATAGGCGCATGGCTATTTCCGCTTTGGCTGATGCAAGGCCTCGAAAAACTTACGGAGGCCTCCACACTTTCGATCATTGCTCGTGCGTCGGCAGTTCCAATCGTCTTCATGCTGGTCGACGACGAAGGTGATCTTGTGTGGGCTGCATTGTCGTTCGGTGCAAGCGGCATCCTTCTGGCCGCGTTTGGTGTATTCATGACTTGGCGTATCGGTCTAGGACCGGCTACGCCGGCTTCGCGAAGCGACCTGAAGGAGCGGCTTTCGCAAGGCTGGCCACTGTTCCTGTCGTCAGCCGGTGGCAGCCTATACTCGGCGACGAACATTGTGCTGCTGAGGCTTGTGGTGCCAGGTGCTGAGGTAGGTTATTTCGCGGCCGCGGAAAAACTACGCACAGCGGCAATAGGCTTGATCCCGATCATGACAAATGTGCTGTTCCCGTCCTCTGCACGCCGAATAGATGAAGACGCCACTTCGTTTCTTCATCAACTAACTACGCATTCACCAATCTTAGTTGTCGGAGCACTGGCATTTATCGGCATGATCGGTGGCGCGCCGATCTTCCTTCCATTGCTGTTCGGTCAGGAAATGCGGCCAGCTGTTCTCGTGCTCCAAATCATGGCGTTTTCCGCACTCGTGATTCCTGTAAGCCACATTATTGGCATTCAGTTCTTCGTCGCGCGCGGCTATAACCGGCATTTCTCTTACAGCCTGATCGGTGCAGGCGTCATCAACCTGATACTTCTTCCTCTGCTTAGTTTCTACTTTAAAGCGAACGGTGCGGCCGTCAGTCTGCTGATCACTGAAATTATAATCGCGCTATCTCTGGTTGCGCTTTTTCGCAAGATGACCCGAGCGGGAGCATTCTCTCACAATGCCCCGAGGATCTCATGA
- the galE gene encoding UDP-glucose 4-epimerase GalE — translation MRLLVCGGAGYIGSHMCKLLAEHGHEVAVVDNLSTGHAAAVRWGELHVGDIGDAAFLDRVFDDFRPEGVLHFAAKSIVGESVTDPAIYYLNNFSSSLNLFERVRRIPECPLIFSSTAAIFGVPRSDLINEAHPKYPINAYGRSKLAVEQVLQDYWTAYAMPSMSFRYFNAAGADPAGNIGEAHHPETHLIPRVFDSILGRSCAMKIFGDDYETPDGTCVRDFVHVNDLCNAHLLGLEFLKVRRGALAFNLGNGTGFSVRDVLKAAEEITGVAVPHEFTDRRPGDPSRLVADSSLARESLGWTARYSELPDIMQTAWAWHRDRKF, via the coding sequence ATGCGGTTACTGGTGTGTGGCGGCGCCGGCTATATCGGTTCGCACATGTGCAAGCTCCTTGCCGAACATGGCCACGAAGTCGCTGTCGTCGACAATTTATCGACGGGTCACGCTGCGGCCGTGCGTTGGGGCGAACTCCACGTCGGCGACATTGGCGACGCAGCGTTTCTCGATCGCGTTTTTGACGACTTCCGACCAGAAGGCGTGTTGCACTTCGCTGCCAAATCGATCGTAGGGGAATCGGTAACAGATCCGGCGATTTACTACCTGAATAATTTTTCGTCTTCGCTGAATCTGTTTGAACGAGTTCGCCGAATCCCGGAATGTCCGCTGATCTTTTCGTCGACTGCGGCGATTTTCGGGGTGCCGCGCAGCGATCTGATCAACGAGGCTCATCCCAAGTATCCGATCAATGCTTATGGTCGCTCGAAGCTTGCCGTCGAGCAGGTCTTGCAGGATTACTGGACGGCCTATGCCATGCCCTCGATGTCGTTCCGCTACTTCAACGCAGCAGGTGCTGATCCGGCAGGCAATATCGGCGAGGCACATCATCCCGAAACTCATCTGATCCCGCGCGTTTTCGACTCGATCCTCGGTCGGAGTTGTGCGATGAAGATTTTCGGCGACGACTACGAAACTCCGGACGGCACCTGTGTCCGCGATTTCGTGCACGTGAATGATCTGTGCAACGCACACCTCCTCGGACTGGAATTCCTGAAAGTTCGTCGCGGAGCGCTGGCGTTCAATCTTGGCAACGGCACAGGATTTTCGGTACGCGACGTCCTGAAAGCTGCCGAAGAGATCACTGGCGTCGCAGTGCCGCACGAATTCACTGACCGGCGCCCCGGAGATCCCTCCAGGCTTGTGGCTGACTCCTCCTTGGCGAGGGAGTCTTTGGGTTGGACTGCCCGTTATTCCGAACTGCCGGACATCATGCAAACCGCCTGGGCCTGGCACAGAGACCGAAAATTTTGA
- a CDS encoding ABC1 kinase family protein, with amino-acid sequence MAIKTRGTGGRSTRILGVGLRTLGRSVLNRLPGGDRVQRTAQYWADVGEDWARTLAELRGAAMKMGQLASQYADVLPPALAEQLRKLQRSVEPLPFSDMQPLLDAQWTPAQRKRIRSVDPVAIAAASIGQVHRAVLSNGAPVVIKLRYPGVDEAVDSDVEQLRRIIGLSKLLPVDGEAIDLVMDEVRDRFREETDYGAELAHLKYLRKHAKLPGIVYPKPVEALCADGILVLSEESGATLEEAKTWPQPLRDALGLALCRWVTHEMFVALAVHADPHPGNFAFRESGDVVIYDFGCVKRLTASVAEQVVLLLNAAQQARWQDLHEHLSALGGISEGVTAEQLMAFYEELARLILWRLGEAEYFDFGDTRFIEDIRGAIKRNLGLSFKFRPVSDLLFVLRALSGLYWTLRALGARVPVTAVLAQHGVNLAGGNCE; translated from the coding sequence ATGGCGATCAAGACGCGCGGTACCGGCGGGCGCAGCACTCGCATTCTCGGGGTGGGCCTACGGACGCTCGGACGCTCGGTGCTGAACCGGCTACCCGGTGGCGACCGAGTACAGCGCACGGCGCAGTACTGGGCCGACGTCGGCGAGGACTGGGCGCGCACCCTGGCCGAGTTGCGTGGCGCAGCGATGAAGATGGGCCAACTCGCCTCGCAGTACGCAGACGTGCTGCCGCCTGCCCTCGCCGAACAACTTCGCAAGTTGCAGCGCTCGGTCGAGCCGCTGCCGTTCTCGGACATGCAGCCGCTGCTCGATGCCCAATGGACGCCAGCTCAGAGGAAACGCATCCGCTCGGTTGACCCCGTCGCGATCGCTGCGGCGAGCATCGGCCAGGTCCATCGCGCGGTGCTGTCCAACGGCGCGCCGGTGGTCATCAAGCTGCGCTATCCGGGCGTCGACGAAGCGGTGGATTCCGATGTCGAGCAACTGCGCCGGATCATCGGTCTGTCAAAACTGCTGCCAGTCGACGGCGAGGCGATCGACTTGGTGATGGATGAGGTGCGCGATCGCTTCCGTGAGGAAACCGACTACGGCGCGGAGCTGGCACACCTCAAATACCTGCGCAAGCACGCGAAGCTGCCGGGCATCGTTTATCCGAAACCGGTCGAAGCGCTCTGCGCGGACGGCATCCTGGTGCTCAGCGAGGAGTCCGGGGCAACGCTGGAAGAGGCAAAAACCTGGCCGCAGCCACTGCGTGATGCCCTGGGTCTGGCGCTCTGCCGCTGGGTGACGCACGAGATGTTCGTCGCCCTCGCCGTCCATGCCGATCCGCATCCCGGCAATTTCGCCTTCCGCGAATCCGGTGACGTCGTCATCTACGACTTCGGTTGCGTGAAGCGACTGACCGCTTCGGTGGCCGAGCAGGTCGTCCTGCTGCTCAATGCTGCGCAACAAGCCCGTTGGCAGGACTTGCATGAGCATCTGAGCGCACTCGGCGGCATCAGCGAGGGCGTCACTGCCGAGCAGCTGATGGCCTTCTATGAAGAACTCGCGCGCCTGATCCTGTGGCGGCTGGGCGAAGCCGAGTACTTCGATTTCGGCGACACCCGGTTCATCGAGGACATCCGTGGCGCCATCAAGCGCAATCTCGGCCTGTCCTTCAAGTTCCGACCGGTTTCCGACCTGCTGTTCGTGCTGCGCGCCTTGAGCGGGCTGTATTGGACTCTGCGGGCCCTGGGTGCGCGGGTGCCGGTGACCGCGGTCCTCGCCCAACATGGCGTGAACCTGGCAGGAGGCAATTGCGAGTAA
- the galE gene encoding UDP-glucose 4-epimerase GalE — translation MTDALKTILVTGGAGYVGSHACKALAESGYQPVVYDNLSRGHRKAVKWGPLIEGDILDRARLEQVLKDVKPIAVMHFAAFAYVGESMAEPGLYFENNCTGTQRLLEAMRAAAVRTLVFSSSCAVYGGIHQAPIDERTICEPASFYGRTKLNCEHLIQAYVRAHGFSAIALRYFNAAGSDPDGEIGENHDPEPHIIPCVLRVAAGIEQKLTLNGSDHPTIDGTCVRDFVHVSDLAHAHSLAVARALLAEPVFEIFNLGVGQGFSLNQIVEAARRVTGRSIPVTYADRREGDPPYAVGKADKARAILGWSPRFTEIEASLQHAWAWMMSR, via the coding sequence GTGACCGACGCTCTCAAGACCATTCTGGTGACCGGTGGCGCCGGCTACGTCGGATCCCACGCCTGCAAGGCACTTGCAGAGTCGGGCTATCAGCCTGTCGTCTACGACAACCTCAGCCGCGGACATCGCAAAGCCGTCAAATGGGGTCCGTTGATTGAGGGCGACATCCTCGACCGCGCACGGCTTGAGCAGGTATTGAAGGACGTCAAACCGATTGCCGTGATGCACTTCGCCGCATTTGCCTATGTCGGCGAATCGATGGCTGAACCCGGCTTGTACTTCGAGAACAACTGTACCGGCACTCAGAGGCTACTCGAAGCAATGCGGGCAGCAGCCGTTCGCACGCTGGTGTTTTCTTCAAGCTGTGCCGTGTACGGCGGCATACATCAAGCGCCGATCGATGAACGTACTATCTGTGAGCCGGCATCGTTCTACGGCCGGACCAAACTGAATTGCGAACACCTGATCCAGGCCTACGTCCGCGCACATGGTTTCAGTGCCATCGCCCTGCGTTACTTCAATGCCGCCGGCTCGGATCCAGATGGTGAAATCGGCGAAAACCACGACCCCGAACCGCACATCATCCCTTGCGTGCTCAGAGTCGCCGCTGGAATTGAACAGAAGCTGACGCTGAATGGCTCGGATCACCCGACGATCGATGGCACCTGCGTCCGTGATTTCGTTCATGTTAGCGATCTGGCTCACGCTCACAGCCTAGCGGTGGCCCGCGCTTTGCTTGCAGAGCCTGTATTCGAGATTTTCAACCTCGGAGTTGGACAAGGGTTCTCGTTGAACCAGATTGTTGAAGCGGCACGCCGAGTCACGGGACGCAGTATCCCGGTAACCTATGCAGACCGTAGGGAGGGAGATCCTCCATATGCCGTCGGAAAGGCAGACAAAGCCCGAGCAATCTTGGGCTGGTCGCCCCGGTTCACGGAGATTGAAGCCTCACTGCAACATGCTTGGGCCTGGATGATGAGCCGCTGA
- a CDS encoding FeoA domain-containing protein — protein sequence MKDLKLRVEAIVDRVEDVQAADPIAARLRDLGFVAGEPVRVVARGPIGGDPLVVQIGYTRFALRRAEAARVMIRVAA from the coding sequence CTGAAAGACCTGAAGCTGCGTGTGGAAGCGATCGTCGACCGCGTCGAGGACGTGCAGGCCGCCGATCCGATCGCTGCCCGCTTGCGCGATCTCGGCTTCGTCGCCGGCGAGCCGGTTCGGGTGGTGGCCCGTGGGCCCATCGGCGGCGATCCGCTGGTTGTCCAGATCGGCTACACGCGCTTCGCGTTGCGTCGGGCCGAGGCCGCCCGAGTCATGATTCGAGTTGCCGCATGA